The stretch of DNA AGCACACGTGCGTATTCCTCGATCTTGAGGTAGCGCTGAATGTAGATGAGCAGGTAGGGCAGGAAGATCTGGCTGGCGATACCCAGCACGAGAACCACGAGAAAGGCGAGATATAGCCGGGGGTTGGCGCGCACGACGCCCGGGCGCAATCCGTAGACGATCGAGCGGAAGACTCCGTCATTGTGCAGACGGATGCCCGCCACGTCGCGCACCAGGAACCACGCGAGGATGCCGACGGCGATGATGGCCGTTCCGACGATGACGAAGAACGTCGGCCAGTCCCCGCGTGACGCGAAGCCGTCGACAGTGCCGAACACGATCAGAATCGACAGCAGCGGAAGTGCGGCGAGGACCGCCTCGACACGTCCTCGATTCGCGGCGCTTGTGACATCCGTCACCCAGGCCATGAATGCCGCATCGTTGGCACTCGAACCGAAGAAGCTCATCACACAGTCGAGCAGAATCACCGCGATGCCGGTGAGCACGATGGCGTCGGCAATCGGCGCGAACTGTTCGAAGCCCTCGACCGAGATCAGCCCGAAGGCCATCGTCGAGAGCCCCCAGAGTAAGTAGCCTCCCGCAATGAAGACTCGGCGGCGGCCAAGCCGGTCGCTGATCGCGCCGAATAGCAGTGTGGCCAGCGTGGCGGTGAGGGCGCTGGCCGCGACCATCGCGGCAATGACGGTGGGGTTGTCAGAAATCGTGTCGTAGACGAACACGTTCAGATACATGTTCTCGACGGTCCAGGCCAGTTGGCCCATCAGCCCGACCGAGACGAGTGCAACCCAGATCCGCGCACCCAACGCGGTCGAGGCGTGTGCGCGCACGGCCCCGGTCGATACCGCTGTCATCACCGTTGGGTCTCCCGGGGTGCCTGCCGTCGTTGGCCTACCGCGCGAACGAGAACCGCGTCGCACCGCCACACTCTATCGGTGACGGTGCGACGCCGTAAAGCCTCCTAGGTTGCAGCAAAACTCCCGGCGGGACTGAAAGAGGCGTCGAGCACGAACGGGTCAGGCACGAGGTGCGAGCGATCGCTGTGCACCATCAGCGCGGACAGTTCCCCTGCAGCACGGTGGATACGCTCCGGCAGCGTCTTCAGGGAGGCGCCGCCGCTGCCCCAATCTTCCGAGGCCGCGAACACCGCAGTGGGGACTACGACTGCGTGCAGGTAGGTGAACATCGGGCGGAGGGCGTAGTCGAGCGCAAGCGAATGACGTGCGGTGCCGGCCGTTGCCCCGATCAGCACGGGCATATCGGTGAGCGAACGATTGTCGATCACGTCAAAGAAAGTCTTGAACAGCCCGCTGTAACTGCTCGTGAAGATGGGCGTGACGGCGATCAGCCCGTCGGCCCCGGTGACGGATTCAATCACGGTGTCAAGTTTCGGACTCGGGAAACCGGTGAGCATGTTGTTCATGATGTCGGTGGCGATATCGCGCAGTTCAACGCTGAGCACCTCGGTTTCAATTCCGCGTTCGGCCAGGGTGGCCACGGTGGCTGCGGCCAGCTTGTCGGCCAGCATGCGGGTCGACGACGGCTGACTGAGCCCGGCAGAAATCACAGCGAGAGTGCGCGTCGTCATGATGAGGCCGCCCCGGATGCATCAGCGTGGGGAAGCCCGAACGCTTCGCCGCGCACAGTGGCTGCCTGGGCGAACTCCGCAGCCGCAGCCTCGTCGGCCGCCGCCGTGAGCGAGGCGTGGGTGGGGGCATCCGGGACATGGGCCGGACGATTCGTAGCGAACTCCGCGCGCAGGACGGGAATAACCTGCTCGCCAAGGATATCGAGCTGCTCAAGCACGGTTTTCAGCGGCAAACCGGCGTGGTCCATCAGGAACAACTGGCGCTGGTAGTCGCCGTAATACTCGCGCATGGTCGAGTAGCGGTCGATCACTTCCTGCGGGCTGCCGACAGTGAGCGGGGTCTGCTCGGTGAACTCCTCGAGGCTCGGTCCGTGGCCGTAGACGGGGGCACTGTTGAAATACGGGCGGAACGCGGTGACCGCATCCTGTGAGTTCTTGGCCATGAAAACCTGCCCGCCGAGGCCGACGATGGCCTGATCAGCCGAGCCGTGCCCGTAGTGCTCGAAGCGCTGCCGATAGTAACTGATGAGCTTCATGTAGTGCTCTTTGGGCCAGAAGATGTTGTTCGCGAAGAAGCCGTCGCCATAGTAGGCGGCCTGCTCGGCTATTTCAGGGCTGCGGATGCTGCCGTGCCAAACGAAGGGTGGCACACCGTCAAGCGGGCGCGGCGTCGACTGGAAGCCCTGGAGGGGCGTGCGGAACTGGCCTTCCCAGTCGACGACGTCTTCACGCCAGAGCTTGCGCAGCAGCGCGTAGTTTTCGATCGCCAACGGGATGCCCTGACGAATGTCCTTACCGAACCACGGGTAGACCGGGCCAGTGTTACCTCGTCCGAGCGTCAAGTCGACGCGACCGTCGGAGAGGTGCTGCAGCATGGCATAGTCTTCGGCGATCTTCACCGGATCGTTGGTGGTGATCAGCGTTGTGGCGGTCGAGAGGATGATCCTCTCGGTCTTGGCGGCGATGTAGCCCAGCATGGTGGTCGGACTGGACGGCACGAACGGCGGGTTGTGGTGTTCGCCAGTGGCGAAGACGTCCATCCCCACTTCTTCGACCTTCTGCGCGATTGCGAGCATGGCCTTGATGCGCTCGTTCTCGGTCGGTGTCTGACCGGTTGTGGGGTCGGTGGTGATATCTCCGACGGAGAAGATTCCGAATTGCATGTTCAACCTCTCGAACTTCAATGCGTTTGCATGTATATCGGATTCAACGGCGGATACCCGATTCCTATTCCCGCTTCCGCATCACACCACTGTGAGCGTGCATATGCTGCGTGATCAGCCAGGCGATACCGACGCCCAGCGCCGTACCGAGTGTGTTGGCAATGATGTCACGCAGATCACTCACGCGCGTGGGTAGAAAGAGCTGGCTGAATTCAATCATGCAACTCACCGCAAAACCGAACAGGATCGCGGCCCACCAGCGGCGTGCTCCCGACAGCAGCGCGATGAGTAGCCCGAGCGGCGCGAACATCGCGATGTTTGCGAGAAACTCAACCAGGCTGTAGCTGATCCATGCGGTGAACGGCGTGTTGGAGATGTGATCGATCAGCAGCCGCAGCCCGGAGGTCGAATCAGGGTCGAGCGGTTGCGGGCCGAGTGTGATGACGCCAATGACTGCGAGGTACGCGAGCGTGAGGGTGAGGAGAAGCGGGTGGCGGCGCACCACCCCATTTTGCCCCACCAGTTCCATCTGGCTAGCCCAGAAGCTCCAGCTTGCTAGCCCAGCAGTTCGGCCGCCAGCAACTCGAGCGCACGCATCCGTGCGGGTGAGGCGTCGCGCGGAGCACCGGCATACGCGGAACCGACAGGCTGCACCATGACCTCGTCGACACCGAACTCGACGGCCAGCGCCCGAATACGCGCGGCGGCCGCGCGCGGCTCGTCGACAATCCAGGATGCACTCATCCGCTCGATCATTTCCTGTTGCATCGGGGTCACCTCGGCCAGTTGCGCCTCTTCGACCGTGGCCAAGGGGCCGAGCGGCTGGCCGCTGCGCAGCTTCGCCATCTGCTGCATCTGTGGCAGCGCGAGCGCACGCGCTTCTTCCGCGGTGTCGGCGACCGACAGGTTGAGGGTGAGAAACGTGCGCGGCGCCTTCTCGGTCTCGCTCGGCGTGAATTCCTTGCGGTAGATGTTCAGCGCCTCGACCGTGCTCTCGCCCGAGAAGTGGTTGGCAAACACGTAGGGCAGGCCGTGTGCGGCAGCCAGGTGGGCCGAGTACTCACTCGAGCCGAGCAGCCAGACCGTGGGAACGCTGCTGGCGGCCGGAGTCGCTCGCAGGTCGTAGTTCTGTCCGCTGGTCAGGGCCAGACTCGCCCCATCCGGGTGCAGCAGTGCCAGAATGTCGCCGATGTTGCGCGGGAACGCATCCACCTCGCTCACCGCCCCGCTCGAGCGCAGCAGCGCTGAAATCACCGGGTCGCTGCCCGGAGCACGGCCGAGGCCGAGATCGATGCGGCCGGGGAATGCGGCCTCGAGCAGGCCGAACTGCTCGGCGATCACCAACGGAGCGTGGTTCGGCAGCATGACTCCCCCGGAGCCGACCCTGATGCGCTGCGTGTTAGCGGCGATGATGCCGATGAGCACGGGAGGGTTCGTTGAGGCGACCGCCTGCATGTTGTGATGCTCGGCCACCCAGTAGCGCTCGAAGCCGAGTACGTCGGCCTGCCGCGCGAGTGCGATTGTGGCGGTGAGAGCCTGAGCCGTCGTCTGGCCACGGCGAACGGGAATGAGATCGAGTACCGAAAGGCGGAGCGTTGTAGTCATCTCTGAGGCGAACCCGCCGAGCGCCCGTCTTATTCCGGACATCACAAAACGGACCGCCACCCGAAGGTGACGGCCCGTCTCGAAGAAGATCGCGTTGTCTTCGAAGACTGCGTATTAGCGACGCAGACCGAGGCGCTCGATCAGCGAGCGGTAGCGGTTGATGTCCACATCCGACAGGTAGCCGAGCAGACGGCGACGCTGACCCACCAGCAGAAGCAGGCCACGACGCGAGTGGTGGTCGTGCTTGTGCTCTTTGAGGTGCTCGGTGAGGTCCTTGATGCGCTGCGTCAGCATCGCGACCTGAACCTCGGGGGATCCGGTGTCACCTGGGTGGGTTGCGTACTCTTCGATGATCGCCTTCTTGGCATTAGCTTCAAGTGCCATAGTTGGTATCCCCTTTTCTCTCATTGCGCGGTGCCCGGGGCAGAATGCCTGGGCTCTCTTTATCCGCGGCCGATTAGACGGCAACCTGAAGAGTTTAGCAGAGATACGGATGTCCAACCCACTCGATCACGCACCGCGGCGATTCATTTTGTGCGTTTGGCTTCGCGGGACAGCTGGGTCAGGTCCCGGCTGAGCTGCCGAAGACGCTTGGCACGGTGCTGCGCGTACTCGGGACCGGTATCAAGCTCAACACCATGGCCATCGCTGGCGAGCGTCGGCCAATCCCGGTCGAGCTTCGCCGAGATAGCGAGGGCGATGTCGGTCCAGGCGGCGTCGCGAGCACTCTCAATGAACCCCGCGATGTAGTCGTCGTCATCGCGCAGTGCTTGCAGCCGACTGGCTACCGTGGAGTGAACATCTTCGCGGCGCTTGAGGTTCGCGGTATCGCCCTCGGTGTAGTCGTGCTGATGTTTGCTGAGCGCGACCCGCCCCTCCGCGGCTTCGCGCTCTTCCCAGGCCAGGCGGGCCGACTCCTCTGATTCCTCGACAATTTCGTCGAGCACGTCGCGAGCCGCGTCGGTATAGTCCGCGGGATCGTAGGCCCGCGAGTTTCTGAGCACTCCGATGATGATCTGGTTCTTCAGTGCCATGCGGGCCGCGAACCGGGCGAGCATTATGCTCTCGGAGACCATGTCTTCGAGGCTGGCCGGCGCAGCCTGGGGCAGCGTCGAGAAATCAAACGGCTTGGAGACCGGCTTCTTTCTCCGAAACCACATGTGCCGCTCGCTCCCCCTCATGCCGGGTCTAACAAGGCCGGGTCATCGATGATCGGGTTCGAGCTTATCGCGGGCCGGTGAACGTCAGGTGCTGGTACCGGCTCTGCCCGGGAAGAGTTCATCCAATTCAAGCAGCTGTTCAGCGTGCCGCTGGTCGACTCAATTTCATACTCAGAGCGGCGAAAAACTCCTGGAGTTCCCTGAACGGGAGTGGCACTGTGATGGTTTGAACTTCGCGCGCACTGATGTTCGCCATGCCGACGATGCGCGCGTGACCAGGTTCACCGCGCATACCAGAGGCCGATGCGTATTCGGCGCCCTTGCGCCTCGCAACGCGCAGGAGTAACCCAGCGATATGACCGCTCTGTCGTTGCGCCGCTTCGCGATCGTTTTGCTCTGGATCTACGTCGTGCAGTTCATCGCGGGCATGACCCTGAACCTTTTTGTGGCCCTGCCCGCCTCGCATTCCGGCACGACCGGAAACGAGTACTTCAGCCGATCCTTGGCCAGTCTGATCTGGGCTCTCACCGGTCTCGGCGGGCCCGTGCTCTTTCTTCACGCACTGATCGGGGTCGGGCTTGTGCTCGGCTCACTCGTGCTGTTCATTTTCAGTTGTCGCATAGAGCGGGCACGGTGGCGCTGGGCGAGCGGCATCACGTGCTTCTTCACCATCGGGGGCCTCTTCAACGGCCTGAGTTTTCTGGACTATACCGAAGACGTCAGCTCGGCCATCATGGCCGCATGCTGGCTGGTCGCAATCGGTGCACTGGTTTTCGTTCTTGTGGCGCCACCCGCCCTCTCAGTGGTTGACTGACCCGGTGATCAGCACACTGGGTTCACCGTTCACACGGCTCACACCGGATGCCGCCGGCCAGCTTCTCGAGGCACACTGGGGCATCCGCGCCACCGACCTCACCCGTCTCGATACCGAGAATGACGATACCTATCGGGTGCTCACGCGGGACTCAGACCGGTTCGTCCTCAAAATCGCCCGCCCCGACGACGACGCGGCACAGATCGAGTTGCAGTGCGCGGCACTCGCCCACGCCGGTCGACGCGACCCGTCGCTCCCGCTCCAGCGCGGCATCCGAAGCACCTCGGGCGAGCTCCTCCCCCGTCTCGCGCTGCCGAACGGTGAGGTGCGCATCGCGCGCGTGCTCAGCTATCTGCCGGGCGCGCTGTTGCAGAGCACGCCATGCACCCTGGAGCAGCTTCACGCCGTCGGGCTGTCACTGGCCCGCCTCGCGCGCGCCCTCGAAGACTTCGACCACCCCGCAGCGCACCGCGAGTTCCCCTGGGATCTGCACCGTCTCGCCGCCCTCGTCCCGAAACTCGACTGCGTCGAAGACCCGGGGATTCGCGCCGAGCTCAGCATCGTGCTGCAGCAGCTACTCACCCTGACGCTGCCGCTTCTGAAGTCTCTTCCGCGCCAGGTCGTTCACAACGATTTTCACGGCGGCAACGTGATCGTCGACCGAGCCGCACCCGCATTCGTCACCGGCATTCTCGACTTTGGCGACACGGTGTCGAGCTCTCGGGCTGCCAATCTTGCCGTGGCTATGTCGTACGCGGCCGGCTACCTCTCCGGCGAGCGCGAGGCCGACCCATGGACGGCAGCAAACGCGCTGCGCGACGGCTACCTCGAGGTCGACCCGCTCACCGAACTCGAGCTCGAGCTGCTGCATCCGCTCGCCGTCGGCCGGCTGCTTCAACGCTTCGTACTCGGCAGTTGGCTGGCCGCGTCAGACCCCACAAATGCGCCCTACACGGCCCGCGCCCTCGATGCCACCCTGCATCAGTTCCGGCGTGTGAGCCACACGATCTATCCGGAAGGACGTCTCTAGTGGTCGGCCCGAGCAGTTACTTCACCCCCAGCCGCATAGACGAGCTTGCTGCCGAACAGCGCGAGCTTGTCGGTCGGCGCGAGCGACTGCTCGGCAACGCCTATCGCCTGTTCTACGATCAGCCGGTCGAGATCGTGCGCGGCTCCGGCACGCTGCTCTATGACGCTGACGGCACCGAATACCTCGATGTCTACAACAACGTTCCCTCGGTCGGTCACTCGCACCCGCGCGTCGTGGAGGCAATCGCCCGGCAGGCTGCACAACTCAATACGCATACGCGCTATCTCAACCGCGGCATCGTCGACTATTCATCCGACCTGCTCGCTACTCTGCCCGACGGCCTCGACAACGCCATGTTCACCTGCACCGGGTCCGAGGCGAACGACCTTGCCCTGCGCCTCGCGAAGGCCGTCACCGGGCATGCAGGCGTCATCGTCACCCGCAACGCCTATCACGGCGTCACCACCGAAATCGCGGCAATCTCCCCCTCACTCGGCGGCCTCGACACCGTCGCGCCCTGGGTGCGCGTCGTCGAGGCACCGGTGGGCGACGGACTCACATTCGTGCGTCAGGTTGCCGCCGCAATCAACGAGCTGCGCGACAGCCCACACGGACTCGCGGCAGTGATCGTCGACACAATCTTCGCCAGCGACGGTGTGCGGCCCGCACCGACAGCGCCGGGCTCCCCCGGCTTTCTCGCCCCGGTCGTCGCCGCAGCGCATGCCGCGGGCGGCCTCGTCATCGCCGACGAGGTGCAGGCCGGGTTCGGTCGTTTGGGCAGTTGGTCGGATGCTCCACACAGGTTCGCCGAGCCGGCATCCGGCCTCTGGGGGTTCAGTCGGCACGGCATCGTGCCCGACATCGTCACACTCGGAAAACCGATGGGCAATGGCATGCCGATTGCGGCGATGCTCGCCCGGCGTGACCTCGTCGACGAGTTCGGTTCCCGCATGCGCTACTTCAACACGTTCGGCGGCAACCCGGTGTCAATCGCCGCGGCGCAGGCCACGCTGAACATTCTGCGCGACGAACAGCTGCCCCTGAACGCGCGCCGGGTGGGCGACTCTCTTCGCGCACAGCTGCGGGACCTCGCGCACACCACCCCGGAACTCGGTGAGATCCGCGGGGCCGGCCTGTTCATCGGCATCGACATCATCGATGCTGACGGCCGCCCTGATGAAGCTCGCACGATCGCTCTGCTCAACGAGCTACGCCGCCGACACGTGTTGATCGGCGCATCCGGTCTCGCCAACAGCACCCTCAAGGTGCGCCCCCCGCTGCTGTTCAGCCCCGCAGACGCCGACAGGTTCCTCACCGAGTTGGCCGGCGCCGTGCAGGCGGTGCGGGGCTCATCCACGTCGGCATCGGGGACGACACCGCGCGGCCGAGCGAGCGAACAGATCTAAAAGATCCGAAGAGGAATTTCTGCCGGAGCGGCGAGCAACTCTTCGATTTCGTCGTCGAGCCGCACGAGCGTCAGCGACGCCCCGGCCATGTCGAGCGAGGTGCAATACTCGCCCACATAGGCGCGACCCACGGTGATCCCCTTCTCCGTCAGCCGGTCATGGGCGCGACCGAACAGAATGTAGAGCTCACTGATCGGGGTGCCACCCAGGCCATTGATCATGAGAGCGACACGGTCGCCCGATTGGTAGGGCAGGTCGTTCACGACTGCCTCAAGCAGCTCGTCGACGATCTCATTCGCACTCGCCAGCGTGGCCCGCCGCCGCCCTGGCTCGCCATGGATGCCGACTCCCATCTCCATCTCGTCCTCGCCGAGCTCGAACAGGGGCGAACCCTTTGCGGGCGGCGTGCATGAGGTCAAGGCCATGCCCATGGTGCGCGTGACGCTGTTGACCTTCTCGCCGATCCGCACAACCTCGTCCAGGTCGGCGCCCGACTCGGCCGCAGCCCCGACGGCCTTTATCACGAAGAAGTTGCCGGCCACCCCACGTCGACCCACGGTGTAGGTCGAGTCTTGCACCGACACGTCATCGTCAATGAACAGGGTTTTTACTGTGATTCCGTCGGCCGCGCTCATCTCCTGCGACATCTCGAAGGCCATTTTGTCGCCGGTGTAGTTGTTCACCAACAGCAGTACGCCCTTCGGCGATGCCACGAGCTTGGTCGTCTCATAGACGTAGTCCATCGGCGGGGCGGCAAAGATATCTCCGGGACAGGCTGCGTCAAGCATCCCTTTGCCCACTAACATCACGTGTGCCGGCTCATGCCCCGAGCCCGAACCCTGCACGATCGACACCTTGTCTGACCGGGGAATGTCGGTTCTCATGATCAGGTTGTATTCGGGCACGTAGGTCACCGTGTCAGGGTTTGCCAGCGCGATGCCACGCAACATCTCGGGAACGTAGTGCTTCGGGTCGTTGACGAATTTCTTCATTTCGGGATGCTCCATTGCGGTGTCGGGTGTGCGGTGTTTGGCGTGCATTCGGATGCTCCGGGCCCGCGGGCCGGGGACCTACT from Leifsonia psychrotolerans encodes:
- the dhaK gene encoding dihydroxyacetone kinase subunit DhaK → MKKFVNDPKHYVPEMLRGIALANPDTVTYVPEYNLIMRTDIPRSDKVSIVQGSGSGHEPAHVMLVGKGMLDAACPGDIFAAPPMDYVYETTKLVASPKGVLLLVNNYTGDKMAFEMSQEMSAADGITVKTLFIDDDVSVQDSTYTVGRRGVAGNFFVIKAVGAAAESGADLDEVVRIGEKVNSVTRTMGMALTSCTPPAKGSPLFELGEDEMEMGVGIHGEPGRRRATLASANEIVDELLEAVVNDLPYQSGDRVALMINGLGGTPISELYILFGRAHDRLTEKGITVGRAYVGEYCTSLDMAGASLTLVRLDDEIEELLAAPAEIPLRIF
- a CDS encoding VanZ family protein, translated to MELVGQNGVVRRHPLLLTLTLAYLAVIGVITLGPQPLDPDSTSGLRLLIDHISNTPFTAWISYSLVEFLANIAMFAPLGLLIALLSGARRWWAAILFGFAVSCMIEFSQLFLPTRVSDLRDIIANTLGTALGVGIAWLITQHMHAHSGVMRKRE
- a CDS encoding LLM class flavin-dependent oxidoreductase yields the protein MQFGIFSVGDITTDPTTGQTPTENERIKAMLAIAQKVEEVGMDVFATGEHHNPPFVPSSPTTMLGYIAAKTERIILSTATTLITTNDPVKIAEDYAMLQHLSDGRVDLTLGRGNTGPVYPWFGKDIRQGIPLAIENYALLRKLWREDVVDWEGQFRTPLQGFQSTPRPLDGVPPFVWHGSIRSPEIAEQAAYYGDGFFANNIFWPKEHYMKLISYYRQRFEHYGHGSADQAIVGLGGQVFMAKNSQDAVTAFRPYFNSAPVYGHGPSLEEFTEQTPLTVGSPQEVIDRYSTMREYYGDYQRQLFLMDHAGLPLKTVLEQLDILGEQVIPVLRAEFATNRPAHVPDAPTHASLTAAADEAAAAEFAQAATVRGEAFGLPHADASGAASS
- a CDS encoding MFS transporter, producing MTAVSTGAVRAHASTALGARIWVALVSVGLMGQLAWTVENMYLNVFVYDTISDNPTVIAAMVAASALTATLATLLFGAISDRLGRRRVFIAGGYLLWGLSTMAFGLISVEGFEQFAPIADAIVLTGIAVILLDCVMSFFGSSANDAAFMAWVTDVTSAANRGRVEAVLAALPLLSILIVFGTVDGFASRGDWPTFFVIVGTAIIAVGILAWFLVRDVAGIRLHNDGVFRSIVYGLRPGVVRANPRLYLAFLVVLVLGIASQIFLPYLLIYIQRYLKIEEYARVLGIVLLGAAALSVLGGRVIDRVGKLAFLGPAVVLYAIGLVLMFYARDTTFVIVAGIVMMAGFMLSVAAIGAAVRDYTPLDRAGAVQGIRMLFAVLLPMLTGPFIGAAVIRSANEYYEDLGVMKQVPTPGIFLAAAFMVLVVLIPVWFLRKAAQ
- a CDS encoding FMN reductase yields the protein MTTRTLAVISAGLSQPSSTRMLADKLAAATVATLAERGIETEVLSVELRDIATDIMNNMLTGFPSPKLDTVIESVTGADGLIAVTPIFTSSYSGLFKTFFDVIDNRSLTDMPVLIGATAGTARHSLALDYALRPMFTYLHAVVVPTAVFAASEDWGSGGASLKTLPERIHRAAGELSALMVHSDRSHLVPDPFVLDASFSPAGSFAAT
- a CDS encoding LLM class flavin-dependent oxidoreductase translates to MTTTLRLSVLDLIPVRRGQTTAQALTATIALARQADVLGFERYWVAEHHNMQAVASTNPPVLIGIIAANTQRIRVGSGGVMLPNHAPLVIAEQFGLLEAAFPGRIDLGLGRAPGSDPVISALLRSSGAVSEVDAFPRNIGDILALLHPDGASLALTSGQNYDLRATPAASSVPTVWLLGSSEYSAHLAAAHGLPYVFANHFSGESTVEALNIYRKEFTPSETEKAPRTFLTLNLSVADTAEEARALALPQMQQMAKLRSGQPLGPLATVEEAQLAEVTPMQQEMIERMSASWIVDEPRAAAARIRALAVEFGVDEVMVQPVGSAYAGAPRDASPARMRALELLAAELLG
- the rpsO gene encoding 30S ribosomal protein S15 → MALEANAKKAIIEEYATHPGDTGSPEVQVAMLTQRIKDLTEHLKEHKHDHHSRRGLLLLVGQRRRLLGYLSDVDINRYRSLIERLGLRR
- a CDS encoding phosphotransferase yields the protein MISTLGSPFTRLTPDAAGQLLEAHWGIRATDLTRLDTENDDTYRVLTRDSDRFVLKIARPDDDAAQIELQCAALAHAGRRDPSLPLQRGIRSTSGELLPRLALPNGEVRIARVLSYLPGALLQSTPCTLEQLHAVGLSLARLARALEDFDHPAAHREFPWDLHRLAALVPKLDCVEDPGIRAELSIVLQQLLTLTLPLLKSLPRQVVHNDFHGGNVIVDRAAPAFVTGILDFGDTVSSSRAANLAVAMSYAAGYLSGEREADPWTAANALRDGYLEVDPLTELELELLHPLAVGRLLQRFVLGSWLAASDPTNAPYTARALDATLHQFRRVSHTIYPEGRL
- a CDS encoding aspartate aminotransferase family protein — protein: MVGPSSYFTPSRIDELAAEQRELVGRRERLLGNAYRLFYDQPVEIVRGSGTLLYDADGTEYLDVYNNVPSVGHSHPRVVEAIARQAAQLNTHTRYLNRGIVDYSSDLLATLPDGLDNAMFTCTGSEANDLALRLAKAVTGHAGVIVTRNAYHGVTTEIAAISPSLGGLDTVAPWVRVVEAPVGDGLTFVRQVAAAINELRDSPHGLAAVIVDTIFASDGVRPAPTAPGSPGFLAPVVAAAHAAGGLVIADEVQAGFGRLGSWSDAPHRFAEPASGLWGFSRHGIVPDIVTLGKPMGNGMPIAAMLARRDLVDEFGSRMRYFNTFGGNPVSIAAAQATLNILRDEQLPLNARRVGDSLRAQLRDLAHTTPELGEIRGAGLFIGIDIIDADGRPDEARTIALLNELRRRHVLIGASGLANSTLKVRPPLLFSPADADRFLTELAGAVQAVRGSSTSASGTTPRGRASEQI